From Streptomyces sp. Edi4, one genomic window encodes:
- a CDS encoding SpoIIE family protein phosphatase: MSEIPETAGDVVWQSSPPGSIYDYIRVASFSIGPDGLIEQWSLRAEEQFGLAAAAVIGRDPIEAFMPPELRPSGHRRVAEILDGKEWTGVVPFRVPSPEGGEGAQGLAELYVMPSRTATDERAALCIVVDVRALRGIETDLAASQAIFGQSPYGFLLFGTDLTVLRANRRFATVFGGDPEEHRGHTVHDYLSRPEADRMAAALRRVLDTGESVIDLQIMGSAPGGADRRHWSINLYRVHSGTGRPIGVAGLGIDVTRRHNAAREAADARRNLALLNEAGARMGNTLDLETTARELLDITVPGFCDLASVDLYQSLLTGGDAAPGSSDGRGELRRVAFASAVSDALPAGGEAEVAVGDIHRYRFHSPYAGALRTARTHTVPSDGGLVQTTLAVPMVAHDTVVGLVQFARAKGSEPFGERDRALATELASRAAVCIDNARLYRREHERALILQRSLLPPGAPEAAGLDIACRYLPGSAESEVGGDWFDVIELPGHRTALVIGDVMGRGLRAAVAMGELRTAVRTLALLDLEPAEVLSHLDEIARGLGAPGGSQQASRVSHKSREADLSEVYLATCVYAVYDPVTRRCTFANAGHLPPVLVEPGDDPGEPAMLLDVPPGLPLGVGGEPFEEVEVDLPEGALLALYTDGLVESRDHPLDEGLHAFRKTLTDPGRPLEDVCDQVLGSLDTRHGEDDIALLLARVQGLPVDAVGDWRLPREPRSVGRARELTRTQLLAWDLDDLVDTTELLVSELVTNALRYGDGEIRLRLLRDRTLVCEVWDAGLVQPRRRRARDTDEGGRGLQLVGLLSAAWGARRTPRGKTVWFELALPDGESGPVELTEEQILSMF; encoded by the coding sequence GTGAGCGAGATACCTGAGACGGCGGGCGACGTCGTGTGGCAGAGCAGTCCGCCTGGCTCGATCTATGACTACATCCGCGTCGCCTCGTTCTCGATCGGGCCGGACGGACTGATCGAGCAGTGGAGCCTGCGGGCCGAGGAGCAGTTCGGCCTGGCCGCGGCCGCCGTGATCGGGCGCGATCCCATCGAGGCGTTCATGCCCCCCGAACTGCGCCCGAGCGGCCACCGGCGGGTCGCGGAGATCCTGGACGGCAAGGAGTGGACGGGCGTCGTCCCCTTCCGGGTGCCGTCGCCCGAAGGGGGCGAGGGCGCCCAGGGTCTCGCCGAGCTGTACGTCATGCCGAGCCGGACGGCCACCGACGAGCGTGCCGCGCTCTGTATCGTCGTGGACGTACGCGCTCTGCGCGGAATCGAGACCGACCTGGCCGCCTCGCAGGCCATTTTTGGACAATCTCCCTACGGCTTCCTCCTGTTCGGCACGGACCTCACCGTGCTGCGCGCCAACCGGCGCTTCGCCACCGTCTTCGGCGGCGACCCCGAGGAGCACCGGGGCCACACCGTGCACGACTACCTCTCACGCCCCGAGGCCGACCGGATGGCGGCCGCCCTGCGGCGGGTCCTGGACACCGGGGAATCCGTCATCGACCTCCAGATCATGGGCTCGGCGCCCGGCGGCGCCGACCGCAGGCACTGGTCCATCAACCTCTACCGGGTGCACAGCGGCACCGGGCGCCCCATCGGCGTCGCGGGCCTCGGCATCGATGTGACCCGCCGTCACAACGCGGCCCGCGAGGCCGCCGACGCCCGCCGCAACCTGGCCCTCCTCAACGAGGCAGGCGCCCGGATGGGCAACACCCTCGACCTGGAGACCACCGCTCGCGAACTGCTCGACATCACCGTCCCCGGCTTCTGCGACCTGGCCTCCGTCGACCTCTACCAGTCCCTGCTCACCGGCGGCGACGCCGCGCCCGGCAGCTCCGACGGGCGCGGCGAGCTGCGGCGCGTCGCTTTCGCGAGCGCCGTCTCGGACGCGCTGCCGGCCGGCGGCGAGGCGGAGGTGGCCGTCGGAGACATACACCGCTACCGCTTCCACTCGCCCTACGCCGGTGCCCTGCGAACCGCGCGCACCCACACCGTGCCCTCGGACGGCGGTCTCGTGCAGACGACGCTCGCGGTCCCCATGGTCGCCCACGACACCGTCGTCGGCCTCGTGCAGTTCGCCCGCGCCAAGGGCAGCGAGCCGTTCGGCGAACGCGATCGCGCGCTCGCCACCGAACTGGCCTCGCGCGCCGCCGTCTGCATCGACAACGCCCGCCTCTACCGCAGGGAGCACGAGCGCGCGCTCATTCTGCAACGTTCCCTGCTGCCGCCGGGCGCCCCCGAGGCCGCCGGACTCGACATCGCCTGCCGCTACCTGCCCGGCAGCGCCGAGTCCGAGGTCGGTGGCGACTGGTTCGACGTCATCGAGCTGCCAGGACACCGCACCGCGCTCGTCATCGGCGACGTGATGGGGCGCGGCCTGCGCGCCGCCGTGGCCATGGGCGAACTGCGCACGGCGGTACGGACGCTGGCGCTGCTCGACCTCGAACCCGCCGAAGTGCTCTCCCACCTCGACGAGATCGCGCGCGGACTCGGCGCCCCCGGCGGCAGCCAGCAGGCCTCGCGCGTCTCGCACAAGTCACGCGAAGCCGACCTGTCCGAGGTCTACCTGGCCACCTGTGTGTACGCGGTCTACGACCCGGTCACCCGCCGCTGCACGTTCGCCAACGCCGGGCACCTTCCGCCCGTCCTGGTCGAGCCGGGCGACGACCCCGGGGAGCCCGCGATGCTCCTGGACGTGCCGCCCGGGCTGCCGCTCGGCGTCGGCGGCGAACCCTTCGAGGAGGTCGAGGTCGATCTGCCCGAGGGCGCCCTGCTCGCGCTCTACACCGACGGGCTCGTCGAGTCCCGCGACCATCCTCTCGACGAGGGCCTGCACGCCTTCCGCAAGACCCTCACCGACCCGGGCCGCCCCCTGGAGGACGTCTGCGACCAGGTGCTCGGCTCACTCGACACCCGCCACGGCGAGGACGACATCGCGCTGCTGCTCGCCCGCGTCCAGGGTCTGCCGGTGGACGCGGTCGGCGACTGGCGGCTGCCGCGCGAGCCCCGCTCGGTGGGCCGCGCCCGCGAACTCACCCGCACGCAGCTGCTCGCCTGGGACCTCGACGACCTCGTGGACACCACCGAGCTCCTGGTCAGCGAGCTGGTCACCAACGCCCTGCGCTACGGCGACGGGGAGATCAGGCTCCGGCTCCTGCGCGACCGTACGCTCGTGTGCGAGGTGTGGGACGCGGGTCTGGTGCAGCCGAGGCGACGCAGGGCCCGCGACACCGACGAGGGCGGGCGGGGCCTCCAGCTGGTCGGACTGCTCAGCGCCGCCTGGGGGGCGAGGCGTACGCCGCGCGGCAAGACGGTCTGGTTCGAACTCGCCCTGCCGGACGGGGAGTCGGGCCCGGTGGAGCTGACCGAGGAGCAGATCCTGAGCATGTTCTGA
- a CDS encoding PspA/IM30 family protein, protein MSDKQSVLGRVVRLANTDVDALIARADDPGAVLDRLVRDYTDAIADAERAVSTTLGTLRLLEQDHADDVRADAEWGARARAVSRRADVLRAAGSGGAADTFDRLAKVALARQLRAEREATAAEPAIASQRDLVARLGAALDGMRARLGALKSGHEGVRARAGTRDGSGGVNPLDTTTELGRFEEKVAREEARLAGRELTASCLDGEFERLESPGDTAEVEARLAALKATT, encoded by the coding sequence GTGAGCGACAAGCAGTCCGTGCTCGGCCGCGTCGTCCGGCTTGCCAACACCGATGTGGACGCCCTGATCGCGCGGGCCGACGACCCGGGCGCCGTGCTCGACCGGCTCGTACGGGACTACACCGACGCCATCGCGGACGCCGAGCGCGCCGTGTCCACCACGCTCGGCACCCTGCGCCTGCTCGAACAGGACCACGCGGACGACGTGAGGGCGGACGCCGAGTGGGGCGCGCGGGCCCGGGCGGTGAGCCGCAGGGCGGACGTCCTGCGGGCCGCCGGGTCGGGCGGCGCGGCCGACACCTTCGACCGGCTCGCCAAGGTGGCGCTCGCCCGGCAGCTCAGAGCGGAACGCGAGGCGACCGCCGCCGAGCCCGCGATCGCCTCCCAGCGCGACCTGGTGGCCCGGCTCGGCGCGGCACTCGACGGGATGCGGGCCAGGCTCGGCGCCCTGAAGTCCGGGCACGAGGGGGTACGGGCGCGGGCGGGAACTCGGGACGGGTCCGGGGGCGTCAACCCCCTTGACACCACGACCGAGTTGGGCCGCTTCGAGGAGAAGGTGGCCCGCGAGGAGGCTCGGCTCGCGGGCCGGGAGCTCACCGCGTCCTGCCTGGACGGCGAGTTCGAGCGGCTTGAGAGCCCCGGTGACACGGCGGAGGTGGAGGCGAGACTCGCCGCCCTGAAGGCGACCACGTGA
- a CDS encoding TPM domain-containing protein, protein MTPPVKRARHRAAAQRLTVAMAYWSSAVSGTGTAHAAGTHGVPHNSGSDFILPIGVVVVVCALAAYAYLKRKRRTHSRTTPGGSGAHPEPVPPATPFDVLDDEARAALVATDEAVRTSAEELDFARAESDAKAVGPFTGALTHARSELATAFRLRQELDEGRPEDESARRGVLAEMTARCDGAGRCLDAEADAFDRLRALDQDPARAIAAAEAAFRELTTRTGAAERTLTGLLRQYAPSASAPVAGFIEEAKDRLVLATTSLNAARQALDAGDRANAAAQVRVAEGAVHQAGVLADAVERRGRALAEAAELLPPLLTACDDRLADHQAELDADSGRHERIARARSVLAGVREESGAGPHDPLDASRRVLETAGADAGDAAAPRGRALLDSAVLAARAAIDAADAHIATHGGAVGCRARTRLAAARAHLAQLPDTGSDAPGALSSARAADALAREALDHAEQDVAAYRTPGLAGGAGDGGPVTALAGGIVLESPATDGSRRPGGPPGFGGPATRARRHPSNGPRARRAP, encoded by the coding sequence GTGACGCCGCCCGTCAAAAGAGCCCGGCACCGCGCCGCCGCCCAGCGCCTCACCGTGGCGATGGCGTACTGGAGCTCGGCGGTGTCCGGGACCGGAACCGCCCACGCGGCCGGCACACACGGCGTCCCGCACAACTCCGGCAGCGATTTCATCCTGCCCATCGGCGTCGTGGTCGTGGTCTGCGCACTCGCCGCCTACGCATACCTGAAGCGCAAGCGGCGTACACACTCCCGCACCACGCCCGGCGGTTCGGGCGCCCACCCCGAGCCCGTACCACCCGCCACCCCCTTCGACGTACTCGACGACGAGGCACGCGCCGCCCTGGTCGCCACGGACGAGGCGGTCCGCACCAGCGCGGAGGAGCTGGACTTCGCGCGGGCGGAGTCCGACGCCAAGGCCGTGGGTCCCTTCACCGGCGCCCTCACCCACGCGCGGAGCGAACTCGCCACCGCCTTCCGGCTGCGGCAGGAACTCGACGAGGGCCGGCCCGAGGACGAGAGCGCCCGCCGGGGCGTCCTGGCCGAGATGACCGCGCGCTGCGACGGCGCCGGCCGGTGTCTGGACGCCGAGGCCGACGCCTTCGACCGGCTGCGCGCCCTCGACCAGGACCCCGCGCGGGCGATCGCCGCCGCCGAGGCGGCCTTTCGCGAGCTGACCACCCGGACCGGCGCCGCCGAGCGGACCCTCACGGGGCTGCTGCGGCAGTACGCTCCCTCGGCGTCCGCCCCCGTGGCCGGTTTCATCGAGGAGGCCAAGGACCGCCTGGTGCTCGCCACCACCAGCCTCAACGCGGCCCGCCAGGCACTCGACGCGGGCGACCGCGCGAACGCGGCGGCTCAGGTGCGGGTCGCCGAGGGCGCCGTCCACCAGGCGGGCGTCCTGGCCGACGCGGTCGAGCGACGCGGCCGCGCACTCGCCGAAGCGGCCGAGCTGCTGCCCCCTCTGCTCACCGCGTGCGACGACCGACTCGCTGATCACCAAGCCGAGTTGGATGCCGACTCCGGCCGTCATGAACGTATCGCGCGGGCCCGGTCCGTTCTCGCCGGTGTCCGTGAGGAGTCCGGCGCCGGGCCGCACGACCCGCTCGACGCGTCGCGCCGCGTGCTCGAGACCGCCGGGGCCGACGCGGGCGACGCCGCCGCACCACGGGGCCGCGCGCTGTTGGACTCCGCAGTCCTGGCCGCCCGCGCCGCGATCGACGCGGCCGACGCGCACATCGCCACCCATGGCGGCGCGGTGGGCTGCCGGGCCCGTACCCGGCTCGCGGCGGCCCGGGCGCACCTGGCCCAGCTGCCCGACACCGGGAGCGACGCGCCGGGCGCCCTGTCCTCGGCCCGGGCGGCCGACGCCCTGGCCAGGGAGGCCCTGGACCACGCCGAGCAGGACGTGGCGGCGTACCGGACGCCGGGCCTCGCGGGCGGGGCCGGAGACGGCGGCCCGGTCACCGCGCTGGCCGGCGGGATCGTCCTGGAGAGCCCGGCAACCGACGGCTCGCGGCGCCCGGGCGGCCCGCCCGGTTTCGGCGGCCCCGCGACCCGGGCCCGCCGCCACCCCTCGAACGGGCCCCGCGCGAGGAGAGCGCCGTGA
- a CDS encoding glycosyl hydrolase family 18 protein: MTGEGTLAGIRTWWHGRGGRWTRRALLTTALTLSLAVAAAGVGLRAQYAGVPGADTRTRDRDAYWLGHAWVDGRKSERDLDAFAAKVRGSGIKDLFVHTGPLNHDGTLPTTRYPRARWLVDGVHRRLPGVRVQAWLGDELASEGPVGLRLEDAATRAAVVATTRQVLDTAHVDGVHFDLEPLPSGDRDYLALLDSLRALTRPRGALLSVAAHQIDPLPALHAAAEGLTGHGKWWSQAYFGQVARRVDQIAVMSYDTAMPLQSLYGGYVARQTALALQVTPKDTDLLMGLPFYDDESATHHGSAETVEAAVRGARLGLARTDRHRQHFGVALYVDFAERGEDWGAYRRGWS; the protein is encoded by the coding sequence ATGACGGGGGAGGGCACATTGGCGGGGATACGCACCTGGTGGCACGGTCGCGGTGGCCGCTGGACCCGCCGCGCCCTGCTCACCACCGCCCTCACCCTCAGCCTCGCCGTCGCCGCCGCAGGCGTCGGCCTGCGCGCCCAGTACGCCGGCGTCCCCGGCGCCGACACCCGGACCCGGGACCGGGACGCGTACTGGCTCGGCCACGCGTGGGTCGACGGGCGCAAGAGCGAGAGGGACCTCGACGCGTTCGCCGCCAAGGTGCGCGGCAGCGGCATCAAAGACCTTTTCGTGCACACCGGCCCCCTCAACCACGACGGCACCCTCCCCACCACCCGCTACCCCCGCGCCCGCTGGCTGGTGGACGGCGTCCACCGCAGGCTGCCCGGAGTGCGCGTCCAGGCCTGGCTCGGCGACGAGCTGGCGAGCGAGGGCCCGGTCGGCCTGCGGCTGGAGGACGCCGCGACGCGGGCCGCCGTCGTCGCGACCACCCGCCAGGTGCTCGACACCGCCCACGTCGACGGCGTCCACTTCGACCTGGAGCCGCTGCCCTCGGGCGACCGCGACTACCTCGCCCTGCTGGACTCGCTGCGCGCCCTCACCCGCCCGCGCGGCGCCCTGCTCTCGGTCGCGGCGCACCAGATAGACCCGCTGCCCGCCCTGCACGCCGCCGCCGAAGGCCTCACCGGGCACGGCAAGTGGTGGTCACAGGCGTACTTCGGCCAAGTGGCCCGCCGTGTGGACCAGATCGCCGTGATGTCGTACGACACCGCGATGCCTCTCCAGAGCCTGTACGGGGGATACGTGGCCCGCCAGACCGCGCTGGCCCTCCAAGTCACCCCGAAGGACACGGACCTGCTCATGGGGCTGCCGTTCTACGACGACGAGAGCGCGACCCACCACGGCTCCGCCGAGACCGTGGAGGCGGCCGTGCGCGGCGCCCGGCTGGGGCTCGCCCGCACCGACCGCCACCGTCAGCACTTCGGCGTCGCCCTCTACGTCGACTTCGCCGAACGTGGCGAGGACTGGGGCGCATACCGCAGGGGATGGAGCTGA
- a CDS encoding succinate dehydrogenase/fumarate reductase iron-sulfur subunit: MSTYDASFRVWRGDTGGGELTDFTVQVNDGEVVLDIIHRLQATQAPDLAVRWNCKAGKCGSCSAEINGRPRLMCMTRMSVFAPGDVITVTPLRAFPVVRDLVTDVTFNYTKAREVPAFVPPKGVAPGEYRMAQIDVERSQEFRKCIECFLCQDTCHVVRDHEENKGAFAGPRFLMRVAELDMHPLDAALEAGLDRKRAAQDEHGLGYCNITKCCTEVCPEHIKITDNALIPLKERAVDRKYDPLVWLGSRIRRRED; the protein is encoded by the coding sequence TTGAGTACGTACGATGCGAGCTTCCGGGTCTGGCGGGGCGACACCGGCGGCGGTGAGCTCACCGACTTCACGGTCCAGGTGAACGACGGCGAAGTGGTCCTCGACATCATCCACCGCCTCCAGGCGACCCAGGCGCCCGACCTCGCGGTGCGCTGGAACTGCAAGGCGGGCAAGTGCGGTTCGTGCAGCGCGGAGATCAACGGGCGGCCGCGTCTGATGTGCATGACGCGGATGTCGGTGTTCGCGCCGGGCGACGTGATCACGGTAACTCCCTTGCGAGCCTTCCCCGTTGTGCGGGATCTGGTCACGGACGTCACGTTCAACTACACCAAGGCGCGGGAGGTGCCGGCGTTCGTGCCGCCCAAGGGGGTGGCGCCCGGGGAGTACCGGATGGCGCAGATCGACGTGGAGCGCTCGCAGGAGTTCCGCAAGTGCATCGAGTGCTTCCTGTGCCAGGACACGTGCCACGTGGTGCGCGACCACGAGGAGAACAAGGGGGCCTTCGCGGGCCCGCGCTTCTTGATGCGGGTCGCCGAACTCGACATGCACCCGCTGGACGCGGCGCTCGAGGCGGGCCTGGACCGCAAGCGAGCCGCGCAGGACGAGCACGGTCTCGGTTACTGCAACATCACCAAGTGCTGTACGGAGGTGTGCCCCGAGCACATCAAGATCACCGACAACGCGCTGATCCCGTTGAAGGAGCGGGCGGTGGACCGCAAGTACGACCCGCTGGTGTGGCTGGGCAGCCGCATCCGGCGCCGCGAGGACTGA